In the Drosophila biarmipes strain raj3 chromosome X, RU_DBia_V1.1, whole genome shotgun sequence genome, one interval contains:
- the LOC108024293 gene encoding uncharacterized protein LOC108024293 has protein sequence MKIFVCVLAALVATSSAGFIGGSGGGGGGGYSYGIGGGGGGHQEVKTIQVIHQEGGGYSGGHGGYSGGGHQEVKTVKVIHQEGGGYSGGGHGGYSGGHGGYSGGGHQEVKTVKVIHEEGHALGGGGGYAGGFSGHGHGHGGHEEVKLVKVIHEEGGHSHGHGGGYSHGGFSGGHQEVKTVKVIHQEAGGHGGYSGGYSGGHGGYSGGGHQEVKTVKVIHEEGHGLGGGFAGHGHGHGGHQEVKVVKVIHEEGGHGHGHDHGHSHGGFEEVKTIKVIHEEGGHAHGPAPIISNEYLPPSNEYLPPVSAPAPGYLPPSSSWK, from the exons ATGAAG ATCTTCGTGTGTGTCCTGGCTGCTTTGGTTGCCACCTCGTCGGCTGGCTTCATCGGTGGCtccggcggcggtggtggcggtggCTACAGCTATGGCATCggaggcggcggtggtggccacCAGGAGGTGAAGACCATCCAGGTCATCCACCAGGAGGGCGGCGGCTACTCCGGCGGCCATGGAGGCTACTCCGGCGGTGGCCACCAGGAGGTCAAGACCGTTAAGGTCATCCACCAGGAAGGCGGTGGCTACTCCGGCGGCGGTCATGGAGGCTACTCCGGCGGTCATGGTGGCTACTCTGGCGGGGGTCACCAGGAGGTCAAGACCGTGAAAGTCATCCATGAGGAGGGACATGCtctgggcggcggcggcggctatGCCGGTGGCTTCTCTGGCCACGGACATGGACATGGTGGCCACGAGGAGGTCAAGCTGGTCAAGGTCATCCACGAGGAGGGCGGTCACAGCCACGGACATGGCGGTGGTTACTCCCACGGCGGTTTCTCCGGCGGTCACCAGGAGGTCAAGACTGTGAAGGTGATCCACCAGGAGGCCGGCGGTCATGGTGGCTACTCGGGTGGCTACTCCGGCGGTCACGGCGGCTACTCGGGCGGCGGTCACCAGGAGGTCAAGACCGTGAAGGTCATCCACGAGGAGGGACACGGCCTGGGCGGCGGCTTCGCCGGCCATGGACACGGACACGGTGGCCACCAGGAGGTCAAGGTGGTGAAGGTCATCCACGAGGAGGGCGGTCACGGCCATGGTCACGATCATGGCCACTCGCACGGCGGCTTCGAGGAGGTGAAGACCATCAAGGTCATCCACGAGGAGggcggccacgcccacggcCCCGCCCCCATCATCAGCAACGAGTACCTGCCGCCCAGCAACGAGTACCTGCCCCCCGTTTCGGCTCCCGCCCCCGGATACCTGCCCCCATCCTCCAGCTGGAAGTGA